In Ovis canadensis isolate MfBH-ARS-UI-01 breed Bighorn chromosome 11, ARS-UI_OviCan_v2, whole genome shotgun sequence, the DNA window GAGCACCTCCCCATGGGGCTGCCGAGAAGGTCACAAGGGCTGAGGCCCAGGAGGCGCTCAGAACAGGGGACACGGGAGTAAGACAAGGTTAGCGATTGGTTCTGATTCCTCTGCAGTCTTTCTGATCCCTCTGAGGTTGCCTGGTGACCACCTCTGGGCACAGCATGTCGTCCACCCAAGCAGACAGGGCGAGATCATAAGAATATGGTGAGGGGGACCTAGGGTTTGAGGATTACTGCAAACACGGGGACCAGCGCAGTGAGGAGCCCAGGGCGGCAACCAGAGACCTTTCCCCTCATCCTCACATGATTTCTAAAGCCAGCAGGCACTGGCCTGGACCCCCCGTCAGTCTCCCAATAGAAACTGCCACCTGTCTGTGTGTCAGCACAGGTCTGAGACCTGGACCGGCGTCTAGGCAGCAGCCTCCACCGGGGCCGGCCCTGGcttctcgggttcctctcccagATCTGCAATCCGGATGGCACTGTCCTTCTTGGAAAGCCAGAAGGCTGGGTAGACGGGCTCCGAAAACTTACACTGGAACCTGTGCAGCAGCGTCAGGGTCTCAGGCTCGATGCCGTAGAAGGAGAGGCCCCCGCCGGGGAAGTCCACATAGATCCCCAGCCTCCGGCAAGCGCTGGCGCTGAGCAGGGTCTCTGCATCACTGTGCCATGCCCTGAACCCCTTCCCGTCCCAGTGGAGGCTCCAGGAGAAGTCGTTCCCGGAGATACAGCTGTTGCGCTCTTCACCCTTGCGGTCAATGCCCTGGCATGTCAGGCCCACATAGATGCCCGCTCCCGAGAGCTCCACCTCGAAGTAGTACCTGTGCAGGTACAGGCTCTGCTGGGCCAGCACCTGCCGCCAGTGTGAGAACCTGCTGGGCAGGTCGGGGTAGGGGTGCTCCCAGGGCGCCGTGTTGGTGACCTTGCGGTTGTCCTCCTGCAGCCGGAGGTACCTGTGTGCCGTGTCAGGGTCGAAGACAATGTCACAGGCATCTGGGGGGGATATAGAAGGTCGGGGGTTGGCAGCTGACTCACATCTAGCCAGCCTCCAAGGGATGAGAAGACATCCATCCCTCTGTTCCCTGTCTACCCAAGTTCTGTCCCCTCCCAAAGAAGAGGTGGGTGAAAACCAGGAAACAGA includes these proteins:
- the TRIM16 gene encoding tripartite motif-containing protein 16 isoform X3 encodes the protein MLFLEEKEQAALGQANGIKTHLEYRSAEMEKARQELDRIAAIGSPMLFLEEYCKFKNTEDGAFPSVYIGLKDKLSGIHKVITDSTAHLIQLLQSYKEKLQEFSKDEEYDIRTQVCAVIEHRHRTSKPEPCTRRQFLQYACDIVFDPDTAHRYLRLQEDNRKVTNTAPWEHPYPDLPSRFSHWRQVLAQQSLYLHRYYFEVELSGAGIYVGLTCQGIDRKGEERNSCISGNDFSWSLHWDGKGFRAWHSDAETLLSASACRRLGIYVDFPGGGLSFYGIEPETLTLLHRFQCKFSEPVYPAFWLSKKDSAIRIADLGEEPEKPGPAPVEAAA